A single Bosea sp. PAMC 26642 DNA region contains:
- a CDS encoding ABC transporter substrate-binding protein: MRRRDLLRSTLGAGLGAALGAPLFAPSIARAQAPRTLRFVPQADAAILDPMITTGLVNRNHGFLIWDTLYGVDDASQVQPQMVAGHVVENDGKTWIMTLREGLRFHDGEPVRGRDVVTSLKRWASRDAFGSSLFSVVDELSAPDDRTVRWQLKAPFPLLPLALGKVGAIVAFIMPERLAMTDSSMPVKELIGSGPFRFQADQHIPGSRLVYSRFENYVPRPGGTPSQLAGPKVAQFDRVEWQVMPDAATAAAALQQGEIDWWDQPIVDLLPKLKANTALNVKLLDPIGNVAVLRFNHIQPPFNNPAIRQAVLSVVDQKDFMGAVAGDDRSLWRDQVGFFAPTSIMASDEGMAALNGPRNLDAARKAIKDAGYNGEKVLLMAPGDFPVIGQMSEVAGDLFRKLGFNVEYAVLDWGSMLRRMGNRELPDKGGYSAFCTYSAGVTHLNPAAHNFLRGSGDKATFGWSKSEKLEELRDAWFSAPDVEAQKRIGIAMQRQAFVDVPYVPLGVFYQPTAYRKSLTGMLKGLPLFWNVRRA; the protein is encoded by the coding sequence ATGCGCCGTCGAGACTTGCTTCGTTCTACGCTTGGCGCCGGATTGGGCGCGGCCCTCGGCGCGCCGCTGTTTGCGCCGAGCATCGCCCGCGCCCAGGCTCCGCGCACGCTGCGCTTCGTGCCTCAGGCCGATGCCGCGATCCTCGACCCCATGATCACGACCGGGCTCGTCAATCGCAATCACGGCTTCCTGATCTGGGACACGCTCTACGGGGTCGACGACGCTTCGCAGGTGCAGCCGCAGATGGTGGCCGGCCATGTCGTGGAGAATGACGGCAAGACCTGGATCATGACGCTGCGCGAGGGCCTAAGGTTCCATGATGGCGAACCCGTGCGAGGACGCGACGTCGTCACCAGCCTGAAGCGCTGGGCCTCGCGCGATGCGTTCGGCAGCTCGCTGTTCAGCGTCGTCGATGAGCTTTCGGCCCCCGATGACCGCACCGTGCGCTGGCAGCTCAAGGCCCCCTTTCCCCTGCTTCCACTGGCTCTCGGCAAGGTCGGCGCCATCGTTGCCTTCATCATGCCGGAGCGGCTGGCAATGACCGACAGTTCCATGCCCGTCAAGGAGTTGATCGGCAGCGGACCCTTCCGCTTCCAGGCCGATCAGCACATTCCCGGTTCGCGCCTGGTCTATTCCCGCTTCGAGAATTATGTGCCCCGCCCCGGAGGTACCCCAAGCCAGCTGGCGGGCCCGAAGGTGGCGCAATTCGACCGGGTCGAATGGCAGGTCATGCCGGATGCGGCGACGGCGGCTGCGGCCTTGCAGCAGGGCGAGATTGACTGGTGGGACCAGCCGATCGTCGATCTCCTGCCGAAGCTCAAGGCCAATACGGCGCTGAATGTCAAACTGCTCGATCCGATCGGCAATGTCGCCGTGCTGCGCTTCAACCACATCCAGCCACCCTTCAACAACCCGGCGATCCGCCAGGCGGTGCTCTCGGTCGTCGACCAGAAGGATTTCATGGGAGCGGTTGCGGGGGACGACAGGAGCTTGTGGCGTGATCAGGTTGGCTTCTTCGCCCCGACCTCGATCATGGCCAGCGACGAGGGCATGGCGGCGCTCAACGGCCCGCGTAACCTAGACGCCGCCCGCAAGGCGATCAAGGATGCCGGTTATAACGGCGAAAAGGTTCTGCTGATGGCTCCCGGCGATTTTCCGGTGATCGGGCAGATGAGCGAAGTCGCCGGCGACCTCTTCCGCAAGCTGGGCTTCAACGTCGAATATGCCGTTCTCGACTGGGGTTCGATGCTGCGCCGCATGGGCAACCGCGAGCTGCCCGACAAGGGTGGCTACAGCGCGTTCTGCACCTATTCGGCCGGCGTCACGCATCTCAACCCTGCCGCCCACAATTTCCTGCGCGGCAGCGGCGACAAGGCGACGTTCGGCTGGTCGAAAAGCGAGAAGCTGGAAGAACTGCGAGATGCCTGGTTTTCGGCCCCCGACGTCGAGGCCCAGAAGAGGATCGGCATCGCGATGCAGCGTCAGGCTTTCGTCGACGTGCCCTATGTGCCGCTCGGCGTGTTCTACCAGCCGACCGCCTACAGGAAATCGCTGACCGGCATGCTCAAGGGCCTGCCGCTTTTCTGGAACGTACGCCGCGCCTGA